Proteins from a single region of Phaeacidiphilus oryzae TH49:
- a CDS encoding dihydrolipoamide acetyltransferase family protein, producing MAEFRMPALGADMTEGMVTEWLARPGERVTRGDVIAVVDTDKSTIEVECFTTGVLTRILIPEGTRVPVGTPLALITEPAPADAGAPAPPSETPTPPPAPVPPQEPPVPHPPSGDGQRRYYSPLVRRLAEQYGVDLSALGADGSPVTAQDVERAAGVGEFTSEREGLPRPRITPYARRLAAELGVPPEAVAPAGPGLPVRATDVRRSVGARLRRPPPSPPGRPRPPGARPAPPRRDPRRAVAELMTHSWHQIPHYHLATTVDLAGALDWLHRRNRELPVSRRMLPAALLLKAAARAAREVPELNGHWIEDRFSPAPRVDLGVIVSLRGGGLLAPVIRDADRLPLDQLMEALRGVVERARRGRLRGSESAGASITVTNLGDNGVETVLGIIHPPQVALVGFGTIGERALAADGQVFAHPAVTASLAADHRASDGAIGARYLTRLAELLQHPEQL from the coding sequence ATGGCCGAGTTCCGCATGCCGGCGCTGGGCGCGGACATGACCGAGGGGATGGTCACCGAGTGGCTGGCCCGCCCCGGCGAGCGCGTCACCCGCGGCGACGTGATCGCGGTGGTCGACACCGACAAGTCCACCATCGAGGTCGAGTGCTTCACCACCGGCGTCCTCACCCGGATCCTCATCCCGGAGGGCACCCGCGTCCCCGTGGGCACGCCCCTGGCCCTGATCACCGAACCGGCCCCGGCGGACGCGGGGGCCCCGGCGCCTCCTTCGGAGACGCCCACGCCCCCGCCCGCCCCGGTCCCTCCGCAGGAACCGCCGGTCCCCCACCCGCCGTCGGGGGACGGGCAGCGGCGGTACTACTCACCGCTGGTGCGGCGGCTGGCCGAGCAGTACGGGGTCGACCTCTCCGCGCTGGGCGCGGACGGCTCTCCGGTGACCGCGCAGGACGTCGAACGCGCCGCCGGGGTCGGGGAGTTCACCTCAGAACGGGAGGGGCTTCCGCGCCCGCGGATCACGCCGTACGCCCGCCGGCTGGCCGCCGAGCTCGGGGTGCCGCCGGAGGCGGTCGCGCCCGCCGGTCCCGGGCTGCCGGTCCGGGCCACGGACGTCCGCCGCTCGGTCGGTGCCCGCCTGCGGCGGCCCCCGCCGAGCCCGCCCGGCCGCCCGCGGCCCCCAGGCGCCCGTCCCGCCCCGCCGCGCCGGGACCCCAGGCGCGCCGTGGCCGAGCTGATGACCCACTCCTGGCACCAGATCCCCCACTACCACCTCGCCACCACCGTCGACCTGGCCGGCGCACTGGACTGGCTGCACCGCCGCAACCGCGAACTGCCGGTGAGCCGGCGGATGCTGCCCGCAGCGCTGCTGCTCAAGGCCGCGGCGCGGGCCGCCCGCGAGGTGCCCGAGCTCAACGGGCACTGGATCGAGGACCGGTTCTCCCCCGCCCCGCGGGTGGACCTCGGGGTCATCGTCTCGCTGCGCGGCGGCGGCCTCCTGGCCCCCGTCATCCGGGACGCCGACCGGCTGCCCCTCGATCAGCTGATGGAGGCGCTGCGCGGGGTCGTGGAGCGGGCCCGGCGCGGCCGGCTGCGCGGCAGCGAGTCCGCCGGCGCCTCGATCACCGTGACCAACCTCGGCGACAACGGCGTGGAGACCGTCCTCGGCATCATCCATCCGCCCCAGGTCGCCCTGGTCGGCTTCGGCACCATCGGCGAACGGGCGCTCGCCGCGGACGGGCAGGTCTTCGCCCACCCCGCGGTGACCGCCTCGCTCGCCGCCGACCACCGCGCCAGCGACGGCGCCATCGGCGCCCGCTACCTGACCCGCCTCGCGGAACTGCTCCAGCATCCCGAGCAGCTCTGA
- a CDS encoding LLM class flavin-dependent oxidoreductase: MPVEFLGIAATHNGSETTPRTGPAFDKEYTLRLARAHEDFGWDRILFAYGSGSPEPGTAAAYVAAHTSTLGLLLAHRPNVSYPTFAAKEFATLDQISDGRLAVHFITGGDDREQAREGDRLPKDERYARTREYIEIVKRAWTEERPFDHQGAHYRFEDFVSDVRPVQRPRPNVSFGGSSPAAYAAGGAVADIYALWGEPLAQTAAQIESVRAAARAAGRRDHPRIQVAFRPIIAPREDLAWEKAHRTVEAIRARVAAGAWTRRRTTGAPQNAGSQRLIAVAEAGERYDRALWTPTAAATGGAGNSTALVGTPETVAEALLDYYDLGVDILSARGYDLLGDAVDFGRHVIPLVRAGVAERDDRHPTPEAREAATAEARRRALARTGAEGRPAAPAEAV; this comes from the coding sequence ATGCCCGTCGAGTTCCTCGGCATCGCCGCCACCCACAACGGCTCAGAGACCACCCCCCGAACCGGCCCGGCGTTCGACAAGGAGTACACCCTCCGCCTCGCCCGGGCCCACGAGGACTTCGGCTGGGACCGGATCCTCTTCGCCTACGGCTCCGGCTCGCCCGAGCCCGGCACCGCCGCCGCGTACGTCGCCGCCCACACCTCCACGCTGGGGCTCCTCCTCGCCCACCGGCCGAACGTCTCCTACCCGACCTTCGCGGCCAAGGAGTTCGCCACCCTGGACCAGATCAGCGACGGCCGCCTCGCCGTCCACTTCATCACCGGCGGCGACGACCGCGAGCAGGCCCGCGAGGGCGACCGGCTGCCCAAGGACGAGCGCTACGCGCGCACCCGGGAGTACATCGAGATCGTCAAGCGGGCCTGGACCGAGGAGCGCCCCTTCGACCACCAGGGCGCCCACTACCGCTTCGAGGACTTCGTCTCCGACGTCCGCCCGGTCCAGCGGCCGCGTCCGAACGTCTCCTTCGGCGGCTCCTCCCCCGCCGCCTACGCCGCCGGCGGCGCGGTGGCCGACATCTACGCGCTGTGGGGCGAGCCGCTGGCGCAGACCGCGGCCCAGATCGAGTCGGTACGGGCGGCGGCCCGCGCCGCCGGGCGCCGCGACCACCCCCGGATCCAGGTGGCCTTCCGCCCGATCATCGCCCCCAGGGAGGACCTCGCCTGGGAGAAGGCCCACCGCACGGTGGAGGCCATCCGCGCCCGGGTGGCGGCGGGGGCGTGGACCCGGCGGCGCACCACCGGCGCCCCGCAGAACGCCGGCTCCCAGCGGCTGATCGCGGTCGCCGAGGCGGGCGAGCGCTACGACCGCGCGCTGTGGACGCCGACCGCCGCCGCCACCGGTGGGGCGGGCAACTCCACCGCCCTGGTCGGCACCCCCGAGACCGTCGCCGAGGCCCTCCTCGACTACTACGACCTCGGCGTGGACATCCTCTCCGCCCGCGGCTACGACCTCCTCGGCGACGCCGTCGACTTCGGCCGGCACGTCATTCCGCTGGTCCGCGCCGGGGTGGCGGAGCGCGACGACCGCCATCCGACTCCGGAGGCCCGCGAGGCGGCCACCGCCGAGGCGCGCCGGCGCGCTCTCGCACGGACGGGGGCGGAAGGGCGGCCGGCCGCCCCCGCCGAGGCGGTCTGA
- a CDS encoding GNAT family N-acetyltransferase translates to MTTAPGLELREIHLSDPLVRPLLDELATEYRTRYPELRRAGVNELDRYPAEEFAPPHGALLLLLEHGEPVAGGAYRRYDAHTAELKRIWTHSAHRRRGLARRIVGELEASAARRGYTRIHLTTGPRQPEARALYLAAGYTALFDLAADPETIGPLPFGKSLTTTVRKG, encoded by the coding sequence ATGACCACCGCCCCCGGCCTCGAACTCCGCGAGATCCACCTCTCCGACCCGCTGGTACGCCCGCTGCTCGACGAGCTCGCGACCGAGTACCGCACCCGCTACCCGGAGCTCCGCCGAGCCGGCGTGAACGAGCTGGACCGCTACCCCGCCGAGGAGTTCGCGCCCCCGCACGGCGCTCTCCTGCTGCTTCTGGAGCACGGCGAGCCGGTGGCCGGCGGCGCCTACCGCCGCTATGACGCCCACACCGCCGAGCTCAAGCGGATCTGGACGCACTCCGCCCACCGCCGCCGCGGCCTGGCCCGCAGGATCGTCGGCGAGCTGGAGGCGTCCGCCGCGCGGCGCGGCTACACCCGGATCCACCTCACCACCGGTCCGCGCCAGCCGGAGGCCCGGGCGCTCTACCTGGCCGCCGGCTACACCGCGCTCTTCGACCTGGCGGCCGACCCGGAGACCATCGGCCCGCTGCCCTTCGGCAAGTCCCTCACCACCACCGTCCGCAAAGGCTGA
- a CDS encoding ABC transporter substrate-binding protein, with product MPRPTARAHRPLLALAAAAAVALPLAGCASAAKNAGQAAPAADTVRFNTSPDQHRYTSPEVASIASEVPAAIRAKGTLDIVDSSGSAAPLDFYATDDRTVIGVEPDIAYAVAGVLGLKPVYHPVAWAQIFVGLDSGKYDVGFSNITDTELRKQKYDFATYRKDDIAFEALRTATWRVRGPKDVAGRTIAVDSGTNQEKLLVEWSAEDVKAGLKPVDIKYYQDNSAVYLALQSGQIDAYLQPNPTAAYHVSTSGQTKVVGTLSGAGARLQGLIAATTKKGDGLVKPLGDALNELIRTGVYGEILKRWGLSDEAVTASRINPPGLPLDDR from the coding sequence ATGCCACGCCCCACCGCCCGCGCCCACCGCCCTCTTCTCGCCCTCGCCGCCGCAGCGGCGGTGGCCCTCCCCCTGGCCGGCTGCGCCTCGGCCGCGAAGAACGCCGGCCAGGCCGCCCCGGCCGCCGACACGGTCCGCTTCAACACCAGCCCGGACCAGCACAGATACACGTCGCCCGAAGTGGCCTCGATAGCCTCCGAGGTACCGGCCGCCATCCGTGCCAAGGGAACCCTCGACATCGTCGACTCCTCCGGCAGCGCGGCCCCGCTGGACTTCTACGCCACCGACGACAGGACCGTGATCGGCGTCGAGCCGGACATCGCCTACGCGGTGGCCGGCGTCCTCGGCCTCAAGCCCGTCTACCACCCGGTGGCCTGGGCGCAGATCTTCGTCGGTCTGGACAGCGGGAAGTACGACGTCGGCTTCTCCAACATCACGGACACCGAACTGCGCAAGCAGAAGTACGACTTCGCCACCTACCGCAAGGACGACATCGCCTTCGAGGCGCTGCGGACCGCCACCTGGCGGGTGCGCGGGCCGAAGGACGTGGCGGGCAGGACCATTGCCGTCGACAGCGGCACCAACCAGGAGAAGCTGCTGGTGGAGTGGAGCGCCGAGGACGTCAAGGCGGGGCTCAAGCCGGTCGACATCAAGTACTACCAGGACAATTCGGCGGTCTACCTGGCCCTGCAGTCCGGCCAGATCGACGCCTATCTGCAGCCCAATCCGACCGCCGCCTACCACGTCTCGACCTCCGGGCAGACCAAGGTGGTGGGCACCCTCTCCGGTGCGGGCGCCCGGCTCCAGGGGCTGATCGCGGCCACCACCAAGAAGGGCGACGGCCTGGTGAAGCCGCTCGGCGACGCCCTCAACGAGCTGATCAGGACCGGCGTCTACGGCGAGATCCTCAAGCGCTGGGGGCTGAGCGACGAGGCCGTGACCGCCTCGCGGATCAACCCGCCCGGGCTGCCCCTGGATGACAGGTGA
- a CDS encoding ABC transporter substrate-binding protein produces the protein MHILPGPLRRAGRRTAALGAALPLLALALTGCGSGPRAGGGPPAAANPIASVHEVPSVAALLPASVRSSGVLDLVSSVGAPPSAYYPNGDSGTVAGQDIDFGNAVAAVLGLRVQRQEGAFDTVLPGLQSGKWQVGTGNFGVTETREKTVDFVTYIDDGQGFAVAGGSPIKKITKLTDLCGLTVGTGQGTTFQATLEQNADVCAKAGRKPFQVKVYSDTAAVLLGLQQGRFDVLFSTINGLRYQQQATGGAVRFLNGFHRLDVGFAFAKGSPLTRAFQAAVNELIKDGTYQRILRKWGTTASAITRSRISPPELTD, from the coding sequence GTGCACATCCTCCCCGGCCCGCTCCGCAGAGCCGGCCGCCGTACCGCCGCACTCGGCGCGGCACTGCCGCTGCTCGCCCTGGCACTGACCGGCTGCGGCTCCGGCCCGCGGGCCGGTGGCGGCCCGCCCGCCGCCGCGAACCCGATCGCGAGCGTCCACGAAGTGCCCTCGGTGGCGGCCCTGCTGCCCGCCTCGGTGCGCTCCTCCGGCGTCCTCGACCTGGTCTCCTCGGTCGGCGCACCGCCTTCCGCCTACTACCCGAACGGCGACAGCGGGACGGTGGCAGGCCAGGACATCGACTTCGGCAACGCCGTCGCCGCCGTGCTCGGGCTGCGGGTGCAGCGGCAGGAAGGCGCCTTCGACACCGTGCTGCCCGGCCTCCAGAGCGGCAAGTGGCAGGTGGGCACGGGCAACTTCGGGGTCACCGAGACCCGCGAGAAGACCGTCGACTTCGTCACCTACATCGACGACGGCCAGGGCTTCGCGGTGGCCGGCGGCAGCCCGATCAAGAAGATCACCAAGCTGACCGACCTCTGCGGCCTGACCGTGGGCACCGGCCAGGGCACCACGTTCCAGGCCACCCTGGAGCAGAACGCGGACGTCTGCGCGAAGGCGGGCCGGAAACCGTTCCAGGTGAAGGTCTACTCCGACACGGCCGCCGTGCTCCTCGGCCTCCAGCAGGGCCGGTTCGACGTCCTCTTCAGCACCATCAACGGACTGCGTTACCAGCAGCAGGCGACCGGCGGAGCGGTGCGGTTCCTCAACGGGTTCCACCGGCTGGACGTCGGCTTCGCCTTCGCCAAGGGCTCCCCGCTGACCCGCGCCTTCCAGGCGGCCGTCAACGAACTGATCAAGGACGGCACCTACCAGAGAATCCTCCGGAAGTGGGGCACCACCGCCTCCGCGATCACCCGCTCCCGGATCAGCCCACCCGAACTCACCGACTGA
- a CDS encoding MarR family winged helix-turn-helix transcriptional regulator, producing the protein MIATAGGLSAPASAALSRLSREGPLRITELARAEQSTQPGMTQLIARMERDGLVRRRACRADGRGVEVEPTEAGLEVFHARRAERVAELYRLLDRLGPEERRAVETALPALSRAIDGSVRGA; encoded by the coding sequence GTGATCGCCACCGCCGGCGGCCTGAGCGCCCCGGCCTCCGCCGCGCTCAGCCGGCTGAGCCGCGAGGGCCCGCTGCGGATCACCGAGCTGGCCCGGGCCGAGCAGTCCACCCAGCCGGGGATGACCCAGCTGATCGCCCGCATGGAGCGGGACGGACTGGTCAGGCGCCGGGCCTGCCGGGCGGACGGCCGCGGCGTCGAGGTCGAGCCCACCGAGGCCGGCCTCGAGGTCTTCCACGCCCGGCGCGCCGAGCGGGTGGCCGAGCTCTACCGGCTGCTGGACCGCCTCGGCCCGGAGGAGCGCCGTGCGGTCGAGACGGCGCTCCCGGCCCTGTCCCGGGCGATCGACGGTTCGGTCAGGGGCGCCTGA
- a CDS encoding amino acid ABC transporter permease, translating into MAPVPPELVPVTPVSDGVPAHALPSAAAASAPPPPPSRVYPRRHPWRWATAVLALLALAWVVRSVAVNPRFQWGIVSRYFGSAGVLDGLGLTVWLTLLVTALSLVLGTVLAAARLSPNPVLRTLAWGYVWIFRSTPLLVQLLLWYNIGLLYPTLSLGVPFGPAFVSVRTVDLLGGTATAVIGLTLHEAAFAAEIVRGGILSVDAGQSEAAGALGLGRRRTLLRIVLPQAMRTIVPAAGNMLIGTLKGTSIVSVLAVVDLLYSVEIVYNRTYQVIPLLLVATLWYVAVTSVLTAGQYYVERYYARGSQRELPPTPPQRARALLRAAAAAASSAAASARGAAR; encoded by the coding sequence ATGGCCCCCGTCCCTCCCGAACTGGTCCCCGTCACCCCCGTCTCGGACGGTGTCCCGGCACACGCCCTGCCCTCCGCCGCGGCGGCGTCAGCACCGCCCCCACCGCCGTCGCGGGTGTATCCGCGCCGGCACCCCTGGCGGTGGGCGACCGCTGTGCTCGCACTGCTGGCGCTGGCCTGGGTGGTGCGGTCGGTGGCGGTCAACCCGCGCTTCCAGTGGGGCATCGTCTCGCGGTACTTCGGCAGTGCCGGGGTGCTCGACGGGCTCGGGCTGACCGTCTGGCTGACGTTGCTGGTGACCGCGCTGAGCCTGGTGCTGGGCACGGTGCTGGCCGCCGCCCGGCTGTCGCCGAACCCGGTGCTGCGCACCCTCGCCTGGGGATACGTCTGGATCTTCCGCTCGACACCGCTGCTGGTGCAGCTGCTGCTCTGGTACAACATCGGGCTGCTCTACCCGACGCTCAGCCTCGGCGTGCCGTTCGGGCCCGCGTTCGTCTCGGTCCGGACGGTCGACCTGCTGGGCGGCACCGCGACCGCGGTGATCGGTCTGACCCTCCACGAGGCGGCGTTCGCGGCCGAGATCGTGCGCGGCGGGATCCTCTCCGTGGACGCCGGGCAGAGCGAGGCGGCGGGGGCGCTCGGGCTCGGCCGCCGGCGGACGCTGCTGCGGATCGTCCTGCCGCAGGCCATGCGGACCATCGTGCCGGCCGCCGGGAACATGCTGATCGGCACGCTGAAGGGCACCTCGATCGTGAGCGTCCTGGCGGTCGTCGACCTCCTCTACTCGGTGGAGATCGTCTACAACCGCACCTACCAGGTGATTCCGCTGCTGCTGGTCGCCACCCTCTGGTACGTGGCGGTGACCAGCGTGCTGACGGCGGGTCAGTACTACGTCGAGCGGTACTACGCCCGCGGCTCGCAGCGCGAGCTGCCGCCGACGCCGCCGCAGCGGGCGCGCGCCCTGCTGCGCGCTGCGGCGGCGGCCGCCTCCTCGGCGGCCGCCTCCGCCAGGGGGGCCGCCCGATGA
- a CDS encoding amino acid ABC transporter permease, which yields MAVALVLVAQLAHALATNPGLDWATFGQYVFDPSVLHGLWVTVQLTLLAAVAGGAGGLLLAGMRLSGSPPLRAVAYGYVWVVRSVPLLVQVLFWFNISYLYQRLSIGVPFGPAFFSFPTRDLLSSMSAAVIALSVHEAAFASEIFRAGVEAVDRGQLEAAASLGIPRGRQIRRILLPQAMRTIAPNAANQLIGLFKNTSIVSVMAIMELFYTVQVIYGRTSRVVPMLLVATAWYVLLTTLLSVLQHYVERHFRKGEQR from the coding sequence GTGGCCGTCGCACTCGTGCTGGTCGCGCAGTTGGCGCACGCACTGGCCACCAACCCCGGGCTGGACTGGGCCACCTTCGGCCAGTACGTCTTCGATCCGAGTGTGCTGCACGGCCTGTGGGTGACGGTCCAGCTCACCCTCCTCGCCGCCGTCGCCGGCGGCGCCGGCGGACTGCTGCTCGCCGGGATGCGGCTCTCCGGCAGCCCGCCGCTGCGGGCGGTGGCGTACGGCTACGTCTGGGTGGTCCGCTCGGTGCCGCTGCTGGTGCAGGTGCTGTTCTGGTTCAACATCTCCTACCTCTACCAGCGGCTGAGCATCGGCGTCCCGTTCGGCCCCGCGTTCTTCTCCTTCCCGACCAGGGACCTGCTGAGCTCGATGAGCGCCGCGGTGATCGCCCTCTCCGTCCACGAGGCCGCCTTCGCCTCGGAGATCTTCCGGGCGGGGGTGGAGGCGGTGGACCGCGGGCAGTTGGAGGCGGCGGCCTCGCTCGGCATACCGAGGGGGCGTCAGATCCGGCGGATCCTGCTGCCGCAGGCCATGCGGACGATCGCACCCAACGCGGCCAACCAGCTGATCGGCCTCTTCAAGAACACCTCGATCGTCTCCGTGATGGCGATCATGGAGCTCTTCTACACCGTCCAGGTCATCTACGGCCGCACCTCCCGCGTGGTCCCGATGCTCCTCGTCGCCACCGCCTGGTACGTGCTGCTGACCACCCTGCTGTCGGTCCTCCAGCACTACGTAGAGCGTCACTTCCGAAAGGGTGAGCAACGTTGA
- a CDS encoding NtaA/DmoA family FMN-dependent monooxygenase (This protein belongs to a clade of FMN-dependent monooxygenases, within a broader family of flavin-dependent oxidoreductases, the luciferase-like monooxygenase (LMM) family, some of whose members use coenzyme F420 rather than FMN.), with translation MTDRTGKPRKQIHLAAHFPGVNNTTVWSDPRAGSHIEFASFAHFARAAERARFDFLFLAEGLRLREQGGRIYDLDVVGRPDTFGILAALAAVTDRLGLAGTINSTFNEPYEVARQFASLDHLSAGRAAWNVVTSWDAFTGENFRRGGFLPESQRYSRAKEFLATANELFDSWRGDEIAADPASGVFLRDARAGAFVHRGEQFDIAGRFDVPRSPQGRPVIFQAGDSEEGREFAASSADAIFSRHGTLETGRPFYADVKRRLARYGRRPDQLLILPAATFVLGGTDAEAGEIAREVRRQQVSGQTAIRFLEQVWNRDLSAYDPDGPLPEVEPAEGAPAISQGRAADRAHRDRAATVRAWRERAEAEKLTIRELVIAMTARQTFVGSAATVADAIDELVQADAADGFILVPHITPGGLDEFADTVVPILQERGVFRTEYEGTTLRDHLGLATPAASSASSAASAEVPAGAGAGA, from the coding sequence ATGACCGACCGAACCGGCAAGCCCCGCAAGCAGATCCATCTCGCGGCGCACTTCCCAGGGGTGAACAACACCACCGTCTGGAGCGATCCGCGGGCCGGCAGCCATATCGAGTTCGCCTCCTTCGCCCACTTCGCCCGCGCCGCCGAGCGCGCCAGGTTCGACTTCCTCTTCCTCGCCGAGGGCCTGCGGCTGCGCGAACAGGGCGGCCGGATCTACGACCTGGACGTGGTCGGCCGTCCGGACACCTTCGGCATCCTGGCCGCGCTGGCCGCCGTCACCGACCGGCTCGGCCTGGCCGGAACCATCAACTCCACCTTCAACGAGCCCTACGAGGTGGCCCGGCAGTTCGCCAGCCTCGACCACCTCTCGGCCGGCCGGGCCGCCTGGAACGTGGTCACCTCCTGGGACGCCTTCACCGGCGAGAACTTCCGCCGCGGCGGCTTCCTCCCGGAGTCCCAGCGCTACTCCCGCGCCAAGGAGTTCCTCGCCACCGCCAACGAGCTCTTCGACTCCTGGCGCGGCGACGAGATCGCCGCCGACCCCGCCTCCGGCGTCTTCCTGCGGGACGCCCGGGCCGGCGCGTTCGTCCACCGCGGCGAGCAGTTCGACATCGCCGGGCGGTTCGACGTCCCGCGCAGCCCGCAGGGCCGGCCGGTGATCTTCCAGGCCGGGGACTCGGAGGAGGGCCGGGAGTTCGCCGCCTCCTCGGCCGACGCCATCTTCAGCCGGCACGGCACGCTGGAGACCGGCCGCCCGTTCTACGCCGACGTCAAACGGCGCCTGGCCCGCTACGGCCGCCGCCCGGACCAGCTGCTGATCCTCCCCGCGGCCACCTTCGTCCTGGGCGGCACCGACGCCGAGGCCGGGGAGATCGCCCGCGAGGTCCGGCGGCAGCAGGTCAGCGGGCAGACCGCGATCCGCTTCCTGGAGCAGGTGTGGAACCGCGACCTCTCCGCCTACGACCCGGACGGTCCGCTGCCGGAGGTCGAGCCGGCCGAGGGCGCGCCGGCCATCTCCCAGGGCCGCGCCGCCGACCGGGCGCACCGGGACCGGGCGGCCACCGTCCGCGCCTGGCGGGAGCGGGCCGAGGCGGAGAAGCTGACGATCCGTGAGCTGGTGATCGCGATGACCGCGCGGCAGACCTTCGTCGGCTCGGCGGCGACCGTCGCCGACGCCATCGACGAGCTCGTCCAGGCGGACGCCGCCGACGGGTTCATCCTGGTCCCGCACATCACCCCCGGCGGTCTGGACGAGTTCGCGGACACCGTGGTCCCGATCCTCCAGGAGCGCGGGGTCTTCCGCACCGAGTACGAGGGCACGACCCTCCGCGACCACCTCGGGCTGGCGACGCCTGCCGCCTCCTCCGCCTCCTCCGCCGCATCCGCCGAGGTCCCCGCGGGGGCGGGCGCGGGCGCCTAG
- a CDS encoding acyl carrier protein: MTREEATAAVRSAILRVAPDADLDSLAPDAPYREALDLDSLDFLGIVELLSERTGVRLDEDDYPKLATVDSAATLLAERRPAHRG; encoded by the coding sequence ATGACCCGTGAAGAGGCAACCGCCGCCGTCCGGTCCGCGATCCTCCGGGTGGCCCCGGACGCGGACCTGGACTCCCTCGCCCCGGACGCCCCGTACCGCGAGGCCCTCGATCTGGACTCGCTGGACTTCCTCGGCATCGTCGAGCTCCTCTCCGAGCGGACCGGCGTCCGCCTGGACGAGGACGACTATCCGAAGCTGGCCACCGTGGACTCGGCGGCGACCCTGCTGGCCGAACGCCGCCCGGCGCACCGCGGCTGA
- a CDS encoding amino acid ABC transporter ATP-binding protein — translation MTTATTAAVEVRGLHKSFGRNEVLKGVDLDVRAGEVTVVLGPSGSGKSTLLRCINHLEKLDRGTVTIGGELIGYRRRGDRLHELREREVLRQRTHIGFVFQNFNLFPHLTVLENITEAPVHALGRSREAAREPALRLLDRVGLREKADAYPRQLSGGQQQRIAIARALALEPEVLLFDEPTSALDPELVGEVLAVLKDLARSGRTMIVVTHEIGFAREVADTVVFMDEGRIVEQGSPADVLDRPAHPRTRAFLSKVL, via the coding sequence TTGACCACCGCCACGACCGCCGCAGTGGAGGTCCGCGGACTCCACAAGAGCTTCGGCCGGAACGAGGTGCTCAAGGGCGTCGACCTGGACGTCCGCGCCGGAGAGGTGACCGTGGTCCTCGGCCCGTCCGGCTCCGGCAAGTCCACACTGCTCCGCTGCATCAACCACCTGGAGAAGCTGGACCGGGGCACCGTGACCATCGGCGGCGAGCTGATCGGCTACCGCCGCCGCGGCGACCGGCTGCACGAGCTGCGCGAGCGCGAGGTGCTCAGGCAGCGCACCCACATCGGCTTCGTCTTCCAGAACTTCAACCTCTTCCCGCACCTCACGGTCCTGGAGAACATCACCGAGGCCCCGGTCCACGCCCTCGGCCGCAGCCGGGAGGCGGCGCGCGAGCCGGCGCTTCGGCTGCTCGACCGGGTCGGGCTGCGGGAGAAGGCGGACGCGTACCCTCGGCAGCTTTCCGGCGGGCAGCAGCAGCGGATCGCGATCGCCCGGGCCCTCGCCCTGGAGCCGGAGGTGCTCCTCTTCGACGAGCCGACCTCGGCGCTCGACCCCGAGTTGGTGGGCGAGGTGCTGGCGGTGCTCAAGGACCTGGCCAGGTCCGGCCGCACGATGATCGTCGTCACCCACGAGATCGGCTTCGCCCGCGAGGTGGCGGACACCGTCGTCTTCATGGACGAGGGACGCATCGTCGAACAGGGCAGCCCCGCGGACGTCCTGGACCGTCCCGCCCACCCACGCACCCGCGCCTTCCTCTCCAAGGTCCTCTGA